In a genomic window of Streptomyces katrae:
- a CDS encoding vWA domain-containing protein: protein MANFAKPRAPRFSMEVYQNEFLPEGGRDVHAIVTVTSSGGAIATAGRALGQDAAVVIMVDCSGSMDHPPQKMRGAREATAAAIDTLRDGTAFAVIAGTHEAREVYPGQGLLATADATTRARAKEALRGLSAGGGTAIGTWLRLADGLLRRSPAAIRHGILLTDGRNEHEDPAVLRATLEACAGRFTCDARGVGTDWEVKEVTGIASALLGSADIVADPARLAEDFTLMMEKVMGKEVADVALRVWTPVGAEILYVKQVSPSVQDLTGRRTEAGPRAGDYPTGSWGDESRDYHLCVRVPDASVGQEMLAARASLVLPGPAGGPGSPVAQGLVRAVWTNDLAASTAISPQVAHYTGQAELAQAIQQGLHARKMGDVDGATAKLGRAVQLASASGNADTARLLSKVVDVVDAAAGTVRLKAKVADADEMTLETRSTQTVRVKKT, encoded by the coding sequence ATGGCGAACTTCGCCAAGCCGCGCGCCCCGCGCTTCAGCATGGAGGTGTACCAGAACGAGTTCCTGCCCGAGGGCGGTCGGGACGTCCACGCCATCGTGACGGTCACCTCCAGCGGCGGCGCCATCGCCACCGCCGGGCGGGCGCTCGGGCAGGACGCGGCCGTGGTGATCATGGTCGACTGCTCCGGCTCGATGGACCACCCGCCGCAGAAGATGCGCGGTGCCCGCGAGGCCACCGCCGCCGCGATCGACACCCTGCGCGACGGCACGGCCTTCGCCGTGATCGCCGGCACCCACGAGGCCCGCGAGGTCTATCCCGGCCAGGGCCTCCTCGCCACCGCCGACGCGACCACCCGGGCGCGGGCCAAGGAGGCCCTGCGCGGCCTGAGCGCGGGCGGCGGCACCGCCATCGGCACCTGGCTGCGGCTGGCGGACGGTCTGCTGCGCCGCTCCCCGGCCGCCATCCGGCACGGCATCCTGCTGACCGACGGCCGCAACGAGCACGAGGACCCGGCCGTACTGCGCGCCACCCTCGAGGCCTGCGCCGGCCGCTTCACCTGCGACGCGCGCGGGGTGGGGACGGACTGGGAGGTCAAGGAGGTGACGGGAATCGCGAGCGCCCTGCTGGGCTCCGCCGACATCGTCGCCGATCCGGCCCGTCTCGCCGAGGACTTCACGCTCATGATGGAGAAGGTCATGGGCAAGGAGGTCGCGGACGTCGCGCTGCGCGTGTGGACCCCGGTCGGGGCGGAGATCCTTTACGTCAAGCAGGTCTCGCCGTCCGTCCAGGACCTCACCGGCCGCCGTACCGAGGCGGGGCCGCGGGCCGGGGACTATCCGACGGGCTCCTGGGGTGACGAGTCGCGCGACTACCACCTGTGCGTACGGGTGCCGGACGCCTCCGTCGGCCAGGAGATGCTGGCCGCCCGCGCCTCGCTCGTCCTGCCGGGGCCGGCCGGCGGGCCGGGCTCCCCGGTCGCCCAGGGGCTGGTCCGGGCGGTGTGGACGAACGACCTCGCCGCGTCGACCGCGATCAGCCCGCAGGTGGCGCACTACACGGGGCAGGCGGAGCTCGCGCAGGCTATCCAACAGGGCCTGCATGCCCGCAAAATGGGCGATGTCGACGGCGCCACGGCCAAACTCGGCCGTGCCGTGCAGTTGGCGAGCGCCTCCGGGAACGCGGACACCGCCAGACTGCTCTCCAAGGTGGTGGACGTCGTCGACGCGGCGGCGGGTACTGTGCGCCTGAAAGCCAAGGTCGCCGATGCCGACGAGATGACCCTTGAAACCCGTTCGACACAGACCGTCCGAGTGAAGAAGACCTGA
- a CDS encoding FHA domain-containing protein, with translation MPTCPNGHQSASDDWCEVCGHRMAAPAGPPAAASYAYPPTTGEPTAQAELCPQCKTPREAMAPFCEECRYNFLTRTANPYAPPPSAPDAGPAGTGAQALAAPVTGGTPPPPPPPLPPQPVYSQDHFEYQGSRPSRVNRPAEPLQDDDDWLLPPPAAPEPPAPPVAVAPPPPPPVAPAPVQQPVQQEHPVAPGAEYPAAPVPEQSGGGSWTATIAPDRSYFMAMMQRSGPEAAGLNLPAYSPELHLPLSGGQITIGRRRASTGESPDIDLSVPPEDPGVSHSHAVLVQQPDLSWAVVDQNSTNGTTVNMGEEPIQPYVPVPLADGDRVHLGAWTTITIRRG, from the coding sequence ATGCCGACCTGTCCGAACGGGCACCAGTCCGCCTCCGACGACTGGTGCGAGGTCTGCGGCCACCGGATGGCTGCCCCGGCGGGCCCCCCTGCGGCCGCCTCCTACGCCTACCCTCCCACCACCGGTGAGCCCACCGCCCAGGCGGAGCTGTGCCCGCAGTGCAAGACCCCGCGCGAGGCCATGGCCCCGTTCTGCGAGGAGTGCCGGTACAACTTCCTGACGCGGACGGCGAACCCGTACGCCCCGCCGCCGTCCGCCCCCGACGCGGGTCCGGCCGGTACGGGTGCGCAGGCCCTGGCGGCCCCGGTGACCGGCGGGACCCCGCCGCCCCCGCCGCCGCCGCTCCCGCCCCAGCCGGTTTACTCCCAGGACCACTTCGAGTACCAGGGCTCCCGGCCCTCCCGGGTCAACCGCCCGGCCGAGCCGCTCCAGGACGACGACGACTGGCTGCTGCCGCCGCCCGCCGCCCCGGAGCCGCCCGCCCCGCCGGTCGCGGTGGCCCCGCCGCCGCCCCCGCCCGTGGCACCGGCGCCGGTCCAGCAGCCCGTCCAGCAGGAGCATCCGGTGGCGCCCGGCGCGGAATACCCCGCCGCGCCCGTTCCGGAGCAGTCCGGCGGCGGCTCCTGGACGGCGACGATCGCCCCGGACCGCTCGTACTTCATGGCGATGATGCAGCGCAGCGGGCCGGAGGCGGCCGGGCTCAACCTGCCCGCCTACTCCCCGGAGTTGCACCTTCCGCTCTCCGGAGGCCAGATCACCATCGGCCGCCGCCGCGCCTCGACGGGCGAGTCCCCGGACATCGACCTGTCGGTGCCGCCGGAGGACCCCGGCGTCTCGCACAGCCATGCGGTGCTCGTCCAGCAGCCCGACCTCAGCTGGGCGGTGGTGGACCAGAACTCCACCAACGGCACCACCGTCAACATGGGCGAGGAGCCGATCCAGCCCTACGTCCCGGTCCCCCTCGCCGACGGCGACCGGGTCCACCTGGGCGCCTGGACCACCATCACCATCCGGCGCGGCTGA
- a CDS encoding methyltransferase domain-containing protein yields MGTGGKGGAHAARTPRGPEEPVRDLREIAHAAQVRELTAAGVLEDPAWRAAFAAVPRHLFVPYFWTGRGAGHERLWAEDPDPEHRARWLRGVYTDAPLATRLRDGELVSSSSQPSLMAKMLEALQVRGGDDVLEIGTGTGYNAALLCHRLGEEHVTTVDLDEEITESARAHLALLGYRPTVVTGDGARGCPSRAPFDRILVTCTLPLIPHAWLGQCRPGARILAPLSTGLIALTVRDADFAEGRFLHTSAYFVPLRGATAGPPLPGAGGPLHGVPYELVENERFQFLLILTAGVLRPREALDLWRGEGRPARERFGVTVTAEGQWAWLDDPQGPYVWPLGEGAG; encoded by the coding sequence ATGGGCACGGGCGGCAAGGGCGGAGCACACGCGGCACGGACCCCGCGGGGGCCGGAGGAGCCGGTCCGCGATCTGCGGGAGATCGCGCACGCCGCCCAGGTGCGGGAGCTCACCGCCGCCGGGGTGCTGGAGGACCCGGCCTGGCGGGCCGCCTTCGCGGCCGTGCCCCGGCACCTGTTCGTGCCGTACTTCTGGACCGGCCGTGGAGCCGGCCACGAGCGGCTGTGGGCCGAGGACCCCGACCCCGAGCACCGGGCCCGCTGGCTGCGCGGGGTCTACACCGACGCCCCGCTCGCGACCCGGCTGCGGGACGGCGAGCTGGTCTCCTCCAGCAGCCAGCCCTCCCTGATGGCGAAGATGCTGGAGGCGCTGCAGGTGCGCGGCGGGGACGACGTGCTGGAGATCGGCACGGGCACCGGCTACAACGCGGCCCTGCTCTGCCACCGGCTCGGCGAGGAGCACGTCACCACGGTGGACCTGGACGAGGAGATCACCGAGTCGGCACGGGCGCACCTGGCGCTGCTCGGCTACCGGCCCACCGTCGTCACCGGGGACGGGGCGCGCGGCTGCCCCTCCCGCGCCCCCTTCGACCGGATCCTGGTCACCTGCACCCTGCCGCTGATCCCGCACGCCTGGCTCGGCCAGTGCCGGCCCGGGGCGCGGATCCTGGCCCCGCTGTCGACCGGGCTGATCGCGCTCACGGTCCGCGACGCCGACTTCGCGGAGGGCCGCTTCCTGCACACCTCCGCCTACTTCGTCCCGCTGCGCGGGGCCACGGCCGGGCCTCCGCTGCCCGGGGCGGGCGGTCCGCTGCACGGGGTCCCGTACGAGCTGGTGGAGAACGAACGCTTCCAGTTCCTGCTGATCCTGACCGCGGGCGTGCTGCGCCCCCGGGAGGCGCTGGACCTGTGGCGCGGCGAGGGCCGCCCGGCCCGCGAGCGGTTCGGGGTCACGGTCACCGCCGAGGGGCAGTGGGCCTGGCTCGACGACCCCCAGGGGCCCTACGTGTGGCCCCTGGGGGAGGGCGCCGGCTAG
- a CDS encoding globin, which translates to MNDDPQSNVQETTFFEQVGGEATFRRLVHRFYQGVAEDPLLRPMYPEGDLGPAEERFALFLMQYWGGPGTYSENRGHPRLRMRHAPFQVDSAAHDAWLKHMREALDELGLAPEHEAQLWRYLTYAAASMINTAG; encoded by the coding sequence GTGAATGACGATCCGCAGAGCAACGTCCAGGAGACGACCTTCTTCGAGCAGGTGGGCGGCGAGGCGACCTTCCGCCGTCTGGTCCACCGCTTCTACCAGGGTGTCGCGGAAGACCCGCTGCTGCGTCCGATGTACCCGGAGGGGGACCTCGGGCCCGCCGAGGAGCGGTTCGCGCTGTTCCTGATGCAGTACTGGGGCGGCCCGGGCACCTACAGCGAGAACCGCGGGCACCCGCGCCTGCGCATGCGGCACGCCCCGTTCCAGGTGGACTCCGCCGCGCACGACGCGTGGCTGAAGCACATGCGGGAGGCCCTGGACGAGCTGGGCCTGGCGCCGGAGCACGAGGCGCAGCTGTGGCGGTACCTGACGTACGCGGCCGCCTCGATGATCAACACGGCCGGCTAG
- a CDS encoding acyl-CoA thioesterase, protein MARHHYRCPLRWADMDAFGHVNNVVFLRYLEEARIDFMFRLAPGEGSESFTGGSVVARHEIDYKLPLVHRHEPVLIESWVTRIGAASLTIRYEVKDEATEDAPETVYVRAETVVVPYNLAEGRPRRITDEERVFLQEYLEEPASRVAGRPKGAEGRLAA, encoded by the coding sequence ATGGCCAGACACCACTACCGGTGCCCGCTGCGCTGGGCGGACATGGATGCCTTCGGGCACGTCAACAACGTGGTCTTCCTCCGCTACCTGGAGGAGGCGCGCATCGACTTCATGTTCCGCCTGGCGCCCGGTGAGGGCAGCGAGTCCTTCACGGGCGGCTCCGTCGTGGCCCGTCACGAGATCGACTACAAGCTCCCGCTCGTGCACCGGCACGAGCCGGTGCTCATCGAATCCTGGGTGACCCGGATAGGGGCCGCCTCCCTGACCATCCGCTACGAGGTCAAGGACGAGGCGACCGAGGACGCACCCGAGACGGTCTACGTCCGGGCCGAGACGGTCGTCGTGCCCTACAACCTCGCCGAGGGGCGGCCCCGCCGCATCACGGACGAGGAGCGGGTCTTCCTCCAGGAGTACCTGGAGGAGCCCGCGAGCCGGGTCGCCGGCCGCCCCAAGGGCGCGGAAGGGCGCCTGGCGGCATGA
- the ettA gene encoding energy-dependent translational throttle protein EttA: MAEFIYTMRKTRKAHGDKVILDDVFLNFLPGAKIGVVGPNGAGKSTVLKIMAGIEQPSNGDAFLSPGYSVGILMQEPKLDESKTVLENVEDGVGEIKQKLNRFNAIAEEMATNYTDELMEEMGKLQDDLDHANAWDLDAQLEQAMDALGCPPGDWPVTNLSGGEKRRVALCKLLLEAPDLLLLDEPTNHLDAESVNWLEQHLAQYKGAVVAVTHDRYFLDNVAEWILELDRGRAHPYEGNYSTYLEKKSERLKVEGKKDEKRAKRLKEELEWVRSNAKGRQAKSKARLARYEEMAAEADKMRKLDFEEIQIPPGPRLGSIVVEVNNLSKAFGDKVLIDDLSFTLPRNGIVGVIGPNGAGKTTLFKMIQGLETPDSGDIKVGDTVKISYVDQGRANIDPKKTLWAVVSDELDYINVGNVEMPSRAYVSAFGFKGPDQQKPAGVLSGGERNRLNLALTLKQGGNLLLLDEPTNDLDVETLGSLENALLEFPGAAVVVSHDRWFLDRVATHILAYEGDSKWFWFEGNFESYEKNKVERLGPDATRPHRATYKKLTRG, translated from the coding sequence TTGGCTGAGTTCATCTACACCATGCGCAAGACGCGCAAGGCCCACGGCGACAAGGTGATCCTCGACGACGTGTTCCTGAACTTCCTGCCGGGGGCGAAGATCGGCGTGGTCGGCCCGAACGGCGCCGGCAAGTCGACCGTCCTGAAGATCATGGCGGGCATCGAGCAGCCGTCCAACGGCGACGCCTTCCTGTCGCCCGGCTACTCCGTCGGCATCCTCATGCAGGAGCCCAAGCTCGACGAGTCCAAGACGGTCCTGGAGAACGTCGAGGACGGCGTCGGCGAGATCAAGCAGAAGCTCAACCGGTTCAACGCGATCGCCGAGGAAATGGCGACGAACTACACCGACGAGCTGATGGAGGAGATGGGCAAGCTCCAGGACGACCTGGACCACGCCAACGCGTGGGACCTCGACGCCCAGCTGGAGCAGGCCATGGACGCCCTGGGCTGCCCGCCCGGCGACTGGCCGGTCACCAACCTCTCCGGTGGTGAGAAGCGCCGCGTGGCCCTCTGCAAGCTGCTGCTGGAGGCCCCCGACCTGCTGCTCCTCGACGAGCCCACCAACCACCTCGACGCCGAGTCCGTGAACTGGCTGGAGCAGCACCTGGCCCAGTACAAGGGTGCCGTCGTGGCCGTCACCCACGACCGCTACTTCCTCGACAACGTCGCCGAGTGGATCCTCGAGCTCGACCGCGGCCGCGCCCACCCGTACGAGGGCAACTACTCCACCTACCTGGAGAAGAAGTCCGAGCGCCTCAAGGTCGAGGGCAAGAAGGACGAGAAGCGCGCCAAGCGCCTCAAGGAAGAGCTGGAGTGGGTCCGCTCCAACGCCAAGGGCCGCCAGGCCAAGTCCAAGGCCCGTCTCGCCCGCTACGAGGAGATGGCGGCCGAGGCCGACAAGATGCGGAAGCTGGACTTCGAGGAGATCCAGATCCCGCCGGGCCCGCGCCTGGGCTCGATCGTCGTCGAGGTCAACAACCTCTCCAAGGCCTTCGGTGACAAGGTCCTCATCGACGACCTGTCCTTCACGCTGCCGCGCAACGGCATCGTCGGCGTCATCGGTCCGAACGGCGCGGGCAAGACCACGCTGTTCAAGATGATCCAGGGCCTGGAGACCCCGGACTCCGGCGACATCAAGGTCGGCGACACCGTCAAGATCTCCTACGTCGACCAGGGCCGCGCCAACATCGACCCCAAGAAGACCCTCTGGGCGGTCGTGTCGGACGAGCTGGACTACATCAACGTCGGCAACGTCGAGATGCCGTCCCGCGCGTACGTCAGCGCCTTCGGCTTCAAGGGCCCGGACCAGCAGAAGCCGGCCGGTGTGCTCTCCGGCGGTGAGCGCAACCGCCTGAACCTCGCGCTCACCCTCAAGCAGGGCGGCAACCTGCTGCTCCTCGACGAGCCCACCAACGACCTCGACGTCGAGACCCTGGGCTCCCTGGAGAACGCGCTGCTCGAGTTCCCCGGCGCGGCCGTGGTCGTCTCCCACGACCGCTGGTTCCTGGACCGAGTGGCCACGCACATCCTGGCGTACGAGGGCGACTCGAAGTGGTTCTGGTTCGAGGGCAACTTCGAGTCCTACGAGAAGAACAAGGTCGAGCGGCTCGGCCCGGACGCCACGCGTCCGCACCGTGCCACCTACAAGAAGCTCACCCGGGGCTAG
- a CDS encoding bifunctional phosphatase PAP2/diacylglycerol kinase family protein: protein MADHDQRLTWRGTAAQWDRRLFDAVARRHWPAAERALPALGRAANHGVLWGGIAAALTALGAPRTRRAALRAAASLALASATVNSVGKWSVRRPRPLMEGVPLVRRPAVAPWTTSFPSGHSASAFAFTAGLALESPVWGAAVAPLAASVAFSRVYTGVHYPSDVAAGALLGVAAGFAVRELARGVQQARAVPGDERPAAGVPALPDGAGLTVVVNTGAGTAGAAALDALRDRLPKAEIVECGGEELAAELSAAAARSAVLGVCGGDGTVNAAATAALRAGVPLAVFPGGTLNHFALDLGLTGPEDTCRAVAGGQAVRVAVGRFTPTGTPPPTRPRPTGPGATTPDTTPPPASGPAVAPAPGAGPASGSGSGAIPAAVSGPAVAPASGAEPASEAGAASGSGSGAIPAAVSGPAVAPVSGRGSGGVPASGAGSSGAAVSGGGEGGYFLNTFSFGVYPELLRHRLRWAPRIGGGPAAVAAAWRVLRAERPVRLTLAGRPRSAWLLFAGNGTYQGSGPTPRRRDGLGEGLLDLRLVHGGGRPGPRLLAAALAGPLTRSPAHVAIRVRRLHIEDIPPGTPFAYDGEYAQAPPALVLDALPDALAVYRPR, encoded by the coding sequence ATGGCAGACCATGATCAGCGACTGACCTGGCGGGGCACCGCCGCGCAATGGGACCGGCGGCTGTTCGACGCCGTGGCGCGCCGGCACTGGCCCGCGGCCGAGCGGGCCCTGCCCGCGCTGGGGCGGGCCGCCAACCACGGGGTGCTGTGGGGCGGGATCGCGGCGGCGCTCACCGCCCTCGGGGCGCCGCGCACGCGCCGGGCCGCGCTGCGGGCGGCCGCCTCGCTCGCGCTGGCCTCCGCGACCGTCAACTCCGTCGGCAAGTGGTCCGTCCGCAGGCCGCGGCCGCTGATGGAGGGGGTGCCGCTGGTGCGGCGGCCGGCCGTGGCGCCGTGGACCACCTCCTTCCCGTCCGGGCACTCGGCCTCCGCCTTCGCCTTCACGGCGGGGCTGGCGCTGGAGTCCCCGGTGTGGGGGGCCGCGGTGGCGCCCCTGGCCGCGTCGGTGGCGTTCTCCCGGGTCTACACCGGGGTGCACTACCCGTCGGACGTGGCGGCGGGGGCCCTGCTCGGGGTGGCGGCGGGGTTCGCCGTGCGCGAGCTCGCGCGGGGCGTGCAGCAGGCGCGGGCCGTCCCGGGCGACGAACGGCCGGCGGCCGGTGTGCCCGCGCTGCCGGACGGGGCCGGGCTCACGGTGGTGGTGAACACCGGCGCGGGCACGGCCGGAGCCGCGGCGCTCGACGCCCTGCGGGACCGGCTGCCGAAGGCGGAGATCGTGGAGTGCGGGGGCGAGGAGCTCGCGGCGGAGCTGTCGGCCGCCGCGGCCCGGTCGGCCGTGCTCGGGGTCTGCGGGGGCGACGGCACGGTCAACGCCGCCGCGACCGCCGCGCTGCGGGCCGGGGTGCCGCTGGCGGTGTTCCCCGGGGGCACCCTGAACCACTTCGCCCTCGACCTCGGCCTCACCGGCCCGGAGGACACCTGCCGGGCGGTGGCCGGGGGCCAGGCCGTCCGCGTGGCCGTGGGCCGCTTCACCCCCACCGGTACGCCGCCGCCCACCCGGCCCCGCCCCACCGGCCCCGGGGCGACCACCCCCGACACCACCCCGCCCCCGGCCTCGGGCCCGGCCGTGGCCCCGGCCCCCGGTGCCGGGCCGGCGTCGGGTTCAGGGTCCGGTGCCATCCCGGCCGCGGTGTCGGGTCCGGCCGTGGCCCCGGCCTCCGGTGCCGAGCCGGCGTCGGAAGCCGGGGCGGCGTCGGGTTCGGGGTCCGGTGCCATCCCGGCCGCGGTGTCGGGCCCGGCCGTGGCCCCGGTCTCCGGCCGGGGTTCCGGTGGGGTCCCGGCGTCGGGGGCCGGCTCGTCGGGGGCGGCGGTCTCCGGGGGCGGGGAAGGCGGGTACTTCCTGAACACCTTCAGCTTCGGGGTCTACCCCGAGCTGCTGCGCCACCGGCTGCGCTGGGCGCCCAGGATCGGCGGCGGGCCCGCCGCGGTCGCGGCCGCCTGGCGGGTGCTGCGCGCCGAGCGGCCCGTACGGCTGACGCTGGCCGGGCGGCCCCGCAGCGCCTGGCTGCTCTTCGCCGGCAACGGCACCTACCAGGGCTCCGGACCCACGCCCCGCCGCCGCGACGGTCTCGGCGAGGGCCTGCTCGACCTGCGACTGGTCCACGGCGGCGGCCGCCCCGGCCCCCGCCTGCTGGCCGCCGCCCTCGCCGGGCCGCTGACCCGTTCCCCGGCGCACGTGGCCATCCGCGTACGCCGCCTGCACATCGAGGACATCCCGCCGGGCACCCCCTTCGCCTACGACGGCGAATACGCCCAGGCCCCGCCCGCCCTCGTCCTCGACGCCCTCCCCGACGCCCTCGCCGTCTACCGCCCCCGCTGA